One Lachnospiraceae bacterium C1.1 genomic region harbors:
- a CDS encoding heavy metal translocating P-type ATPase — MLRYSILHKSGESIRTRIYLPDGKAETLYAAKNGLRRSKNVKKVKVHERSSVLIIYFERGYEYDVIERLNNIDPSLYTEADNSLREIDRKFEDKIFFKVLNRFVIRRFIPIPIRRLRVLFKTVKYVKRAVKALSERKLNGDVLNAVTIIVSLATGNFEAANSTMFLMDLCSLLSKWSYNRSIRTIAADMIRIPDKVWIRNGGADVEVNSADVKIGDFVIVRTGMMIPFDGVIESGTVELLDCSSTDHCEMFTRSVNDYVYAGMTVRNGECEICVRETSGKGHYERIFKMLKESRRIQNSNKNDRLLIDKSAAFTFGAVAFTQLITGNVNRAQSVLSVDFGDVKELTVPISTLSAIKECSESSVKVKSGKLFEEISKADTVIFNKAGTLTYAKPKLKKIITFAGRDENEMLRLAACLEEHYPHYIAGAVVREAEKRGLEHSEMHAHVEYLVSHGLISSVDGERVVIGSHHFIFTDEKCHLDEAEKVKYRELPDENSYLFMAVNGEVTAAFCIEDKLREESKAVIDELKRLGIKKFVMMTGDSERTARAVAGILGFDEFYANVLPEDKTEFVRKEKEAGHVVIMTGDGISDTAALAEANVGISVESGAELAKESADIIIPDDNLEKLLYLRKISILLDGRVKNNLQYNKYVNASLMAMGFLGILPQTMGGILHNSLTLALSARSMTDLMEY, encoded by the coding sequence TTGCTTAGATACAGTATTCTTCATAAATCCGGTGAAAGTATCAGGACTCGTATATATTTGCCGGACGGAAAAGCGGAGACTTTATATGCAGCAAAAAACGGACTGCGAAGATCAAAAAATGTTAAAAAAGTCAAAGTTCATGAAAGAAGCTCTGTTTTGATCATATACTTCGAGAGAGGCTATGAATACGATGTAATTGAACGTCTTAATAATATTGATCCATCTTTATATACAGAAGCCGATAACTCATTAAGAGAGATAGACCGTAAATTTGAAGATAAGATTTTCTTTAAGGTTTTAAACCGATTTGTTATAAGACGATTTATTCCTATTCCCATCAGACGGTTAAGAGTTTTATTTAAAACAGTGAAATATGTCAAGCGTGCAGTAAAGGCACTCTCTGAAAGAAAATTAAACGGAGATGTATTGAATGCGGTAACTATTATAGTTTCACTTGCAACGGGAAATTTTGAAGCTGCAAATTCGACTATGTTTTTAATGGATCTTTGCAGCCTTCTCAGTAAATGGAGTTATAATCGTTCGATCAGAACTATCGCTGCCGATATGATAAGGATTCCGGATAAGGTATGGATAAGGAATGGCGGAGCTGATGTTGAAGTAAATTCCGCTGATGTCAAGATCGGTGATTTTGTAATAGTCAGAACCGGTATGATGATCCCGTTTGATGGTGTAATTGAGTCAGGAACAGTAGAACTTCTTGATTGTTCTTCTACTGATCACTGTGAAATGTTCACTCGTTCAGTGAATGATTATGTTTATGCCGGAATGACCGTGCGAAACGGTGAATGCGAGATATGCGTACGGGAAACAAGCGGCAAGGGTCATTATGAACGAATATTCAAAATGCTTAAGGAAAGCCGTAGAATCCAGAACAGCAACAAAAATGACAGATTATTGATTGATAAATCAGCTGCATTTACTTTTGGTGCGGTTGCATTTACACAGCTTATTACCGGTAATGTCAACAGAGCACAATCAGTTCTTTCTGTAGATTTTGGAGACGTAAAGGAACTTACTGTTCCAATATCAACTCTTTCAGCCATTAAGGAGTGCTCGGAAAGCTCGGTAAAGGTAAAGAGCGGTAAGCTTTTTGAAGAGATTTCGAAGGCAGATACTGTAATATTCAATAAAGCCGGAACACTGACTTATGCTAAACCGAAACTTAAAAAGATAATCACATTTGCAGGCAGGGACGAAAATGAGATGCTTAGACTTGCAGCATGTCTGGAAGAACATTATCCGCATTATATTGCCGGGGCGGTAGTTCGTGAAGCTGAAAAGCGAGGACTTGAGCACTCAGAAATGCATGCACATGTAGAATATCTTGTTTCTCACGGACTTATAAGTTCTGTTGATGGAGAACGTGTCGTCATAGGCAGCCATCATTTCATATTTACGGATGAGAAATGTCATCTTGACGAAGCTGAAAAAGTAAAATACAGAGAACTTCCTGATGAGAATTCTTACCTTTTTATGGCTGTAAACGGAGAAGTTACTGCAGCATTCTGTATAGAGGATAAGCTTCGCGAAGAATCCAAGGCAGTTATAGACGAACTTAAGAGACTTGGGATCAAAAAATTTGTAATGATGACAGGAGACAGCGAAAGAACTGCCAGAGCTGTAGCCGGAATTCTTGGCTTTGATGAATTTTATGCAAATGTTTTGCCGGAGGATAAGACAGAGTTTGTAAGAAAAGAAAAAGAAGCCGGACATGTTGTTATAATGACAGGAGACGGAATAAGTGATACGGCAGCTTTGGCTGAGGCAAATGTAGGTATTTCAGTCGAAAGCGGTGCTGAACTTGCTAAAGAAAGTGCAGATATAATCATTCCGGATGATAATCTTGAGAAGCTTCTATACTTAAGAAAGATATCTATACTTCTTGATGGCAGAGTAAAAAATAATCTGCAGTATAATAAATATGTAAATGCTTCGCTTATGGCAATGGGATTCTTAGGAATCCTTCCTCAGACAATGGGTGGAATACTTCATAATTCACTTACACTTGCTCTTTCCGCAAGATCAATGACAGATTTAATGGAATATTGA
- a CDS encoding NAD(P)/FAD-dependent oxidoreductase produces MANFDYDVLYIGTGHAAWHGALILARAGKKVAFAEKDLTGGTCTNYGCDAKALLDGPAELVSALERYKDIGVTADVKMDWPKFMQYKHQSIDPLASVMDGMLGQAGFPIIRGTAEFVDPHTVKISDKTVTAENIVICTGQYDFKLDIPGKEFMHTSREILDLPSLPEHITFIGAGIISMEFASLLTQFGVKATVIEFAERSLLQYSEEYAARVVKKLENFGVDFHFGESVSEISKNGDKYIVKTKDGFSVETDYVLAATGRRANVDELALDKAGVEFSPRGIKVDDHMRTNIANIYASGDVVDKMIPKLTPTATFESNYIAFAILGNPAPIKYPSVPNVVFTLPRIASVGVSVNQALKDPAAYHTEKIEYGKMLAFEYRNETDAEATVVLDKDNYLVGAELYGDLAAEMINILAVIINEKMTMEKVMGIIWAFPTQTDGLTELLASKLHSDLAK; encoded by the coding sequence ATGGCAAATTTTGATTATGATGTACTCTACATCGGAACCGGACATGCAGCATGGCATGGTGCTCTCATTCTGGCACGCGCAGGAAAAAAAGTTGCCTTTGCTGAGAAGGATCTGACAGGAGGAACCTGTACAAATTACGGCTGCGATGCCAAGGCATTGCTTGACGGACCAGCAGAACTTGTATCCGCACTTGAAAGATACAAAGATATCGGAGTTACTGCCGATGTAAAAATGGACTGGCCCAAATTTATGCAATATAAGCATCAGTCCATTGATCCACTCGCATCTGTTATGGATGGAATGCTTGGACAGGCCGGATTCCCGATAATTCGCGGTACGGCTGAATTCGTTGATCCTCATACAGTTAAAATTTCCGATAAAACCGTAACCGCAGAAAATATCGTCATCTGTACCGGTCAGTATGATTTCAAGCTTGATATTCCCGGTAAAGAATTTATGCATACGAGCAGGGAAATACTTGATCTTCCCTCACTTCCTGAACATATTACTTTTATCGGAGCAGGAATCATTTCCATGGAGTTCGCTTCATTACTTACACAGTTTGGCGTGAAAGCCACTGTCATTGAATTTGCAGAAAGATCACTCCTCCAATACAGCGAAGAATATGCAGCCAGAGTTGTTAAAAAACTGGAAAATTTTGGTGTTGATTTTCATTTTGGCGAATCAGTTTCAGAAATTTCTAAAAATGGTGATAAATATATCGTTAAGACCAAGGACGGCTTCTCAGTAGAAACAGATTATGTTCTTGCGGCAACCGGAAGACGCGCAAATGTTGATGAACTGGCACTTGATAAAGCAGGTGTTGAATTCAGCCCAAGGGGGATCAAAGTAGATGATCATATGAGAACTAATATTGCCAATATATATGCAAGCGGCGATGTAGTGGACAAAATGATTCCCAAACTGACTCCAACCGCAACTTTCGAATCCAACTATATTGCTTTTGCTATACTCGGAAATCCTGCACCTATCAAATATCCCTCTGTACCTAACGTTGTATTTACTCTTCCAAGGATTGCGTCCGTCGGTGTATCTGTAAATCAGGCTTTGAAGGATCCTGCTGCTTATCACACCGAAAAAATTGAATACGGCAAAATGCTTGCATTCGAATACAGAAATGAAACAGATGCAGAAGCCACTGTAGTTTTAGATAAAGATAATTATCTTGTTGGTGCTGAGCTATATGGTGATCTTGCAGCAGAAATGATAAATATCCTTGCAGTGATCATTAATGAAAAAATGACAATGGAGAAAGTCATGGGAATCATTTGGGCATTTCCTACCCAGACCGATGGTCTCACAGAACTTCTTGCTTCAAAACTCCATAGTGATTTAGCCAAATAA
- a CDS encoding oligopeptide transporter, OPT family, with protein MKKEEFKPFIPAEKILPEITPVSIILGVLLAIVFGGANAYLGLRVGTTVSASIPAAVISMAIMRIVLKRDSILENNMVQTIGSAGESIASGAIFTLPALFLWASEGTIESPSLITIMIIALCGGFLGVIFMIPLRNSLIVQEHGTLPYPEGTACAEVLLAGEDDSSSSTSIFKGLGISALIKFVVDGLKITGSSITIPVKQLFTEFTVQVYPALIGVGYIIGPKIASYNFAGALIGWFVLIPAIVTFGGDTVLYPGTETIAKMYAEGGPSAIWSNYLRYIGAGAVTCGGIISLIKSLPTIISTFAESMKNLKNGSGEKIEANRTNQNLNGKFLIVLLIAIVLVLWLIPAVPVNLVGAILIVVFGFFFATVSARMVGLVGSTNNPISGMTIATLLFTTFLLKSIGITGAEGMVGAMCIASVTCIVSALAGDTSQDLKTGYLLGASPVKQQIGELIGTFASALTIGGVLVLLDKAWGYGGTEIPAPQAMLMKMITESVMSEKLPWALIFMGVCFSLVIHILGIPVLPVALGLYLPLELSATIMIGGILKGVIDRFSKAKDKDSEANTGILFCSGLIAGEGLIGILLAFFAVIGWDKKMDLSASFSSGIIGAIVVIAIIVAFIIKFGMEKSANEK; from the coding sequence ATGAAAAAAGAAGAATTTAAGCCTTTTATTCCGGCAGAAAAAATACTGCCTGAAATCACGCCGGTTTCAATCATACTCGGTGTGCTTTTAGCAATTGTTTTTGGCGGAGCAAATGCTTATCTCGGACTCAGAGTAGGAACTACGGTTTCAGCATCTATACCCGCTGCCGTAATTTCTATGGCAATCATGAGGATCGTATTAAAGAGAGATTCAATTCTTGAAAATAATATGGTTCAGACAATCGGTTCAGCCGGAGAATCCATTGCCAGCGGTGCGATATTTACCCTGCCGGCGCTTTTTTTATGGGCAAGTGAGGGAACCATCGAGTCACCAAGTCTTATAACTATTATGATCATCGCTTTATGCGGAGGATTTCTTGGAGTAATATTTATGATACCTCTCAGAAATTCACTGATCGTTCAGGAACATGGTACTCTTCCTTATCCGGAGGGTACGGCATGTGCAGAGGTACTTCTTGCCGGAGAAGATGACAGTTCAAGTTCAACATCGATTTTCAAAGGTCTTGGAATTTCTGCATTGATCAAATTTGTTGTTGATGGTCTGAAGATCACGGGCAGCAGCATTACTATACCTGTTAAGCAGCTTTTTACAGAATTTACAGTTCAGGTTTATCCTGCACTTATCGGTGTTGGATATATCATCGGACCTAAAATAGCCAGCTACAATTTTGCAGGTGCTCTTATAGGCTGGTTCGTTTTGATCCCGGCTATTGTTACATTTGGAGGAGATACTGTTCTTTATCCCGGTACAGAGACTATCGCTAAAATGTATGCTGAGGGCGGTCCTTCCGCAATCTGGTCAAACTATCTTCGATATATCGGAGCCGGAGCCGTTACCTGCGGTGGAATAATAAGTCTTATTAAATCATTACCGACTATAATTTCCACTTTTGCAGAATCAATGAAAAACCTAAAGAACGGTTCGGGTGAAAAGATTGAAGCTAACAGAACAAATCAGAACCTTAACGGAAAATTCCTTATAGTTCTTTTAATTGCGATTGTTCTTGTTCTCTGGCTCATACCGGCAGTTCCGGTTAACCTTGTTGGAGCAATTCTTATTGTTGTATTCGGTTTCTTTTTTGCAACAGTATCAGCAAGAATGGTTGGTCTTGTAGGAAGCACAAATAACCCGATTTCCGGAATGACTATTGCTACATTGCTTTTTACAACATTTTTGCTTAAATCCATTGGTATTACCGGTGCTGAGGGAATGGTCGGAGCAATGTGCATTGCTTCAGTTACCTGTATTGTTTCTGCACTGGCAGGTGACACCTCACAGGATCTTAAAACAGGTTATCTTCTTGGAGCAAGCCCTGTAAAACAGCAGATCGGTGAGCTTATAGGAACATTTGCTTCTGCGCTTACGATCGGTGGAGTTCTTGTTCTTCTTGACAAGGCATGGGGATATGGCGGAACCGAGATTCCTGCGCCTCAGGCTATGCTTATGAAAATGATCACTGAAAGTGTTATGAGCGAAAAGCTTCCATGGGCTCTTATATTCATGGGAGTATGTTTCTCGCTTGTAATACATATCCTTGGAATTCCGGTACTTCCGGTTGCTCTTGGTCTTTACCTTCCTCTTGAGCTTTCTGCTACCATAATGATAGGTGGAATCTTAAAGGGAGTTATTGATCGTTTTTCAAAGGCAAAGGATAAGGATTCAGAAGCTAACACAGGAATTCTTTTCTGCTCAGGACTGATCGCGGGAGAGGGACTTATAGGAATACTCCTTGCTTTCTTCGCGGTTATCGGCTGGGATAAGAAGATGGATCTTTCAGCTTCATTTTCAAGCGGAATAATTGGCGCTATAGTGGTAATTGCCATTATTGTTGCATTTATAATTAAGTTTGGAATGGAAAAATCTGCAAATGAAAAGTAA
- a CDS encoding GTP-binding protein: MIKIDLITGFLGSGKTTFIKLYAEYLIKCGFRVGIVVNDFGPVNIDRILLNEIEGDNCTVEMVTTGLNDDSEAHSRRFRTKLISLKMQGFNRVLVEPSGIYDIREFFDCLQDDPLYDWYEAGNVISLVDADLEKDLSEESEHYLSSQISAAGTIVFSKADLVSKEKIEETRSRLVSMLEKFSCKRSIGGNIIDRPFSEYDDDLLKIISESGYEDQGRIRPLPDAKKHFSTFFYTNFEFSSQEEIRNTIQDLMSDTKNGRILRIKGFIKISDDIYEVNASHDEIKIERSPAPLQQIIIVIGELLSYDQIAAYLE, encoded by the coding sequence ATGATAAAAATCGATTTGATAACAGGTTTTCTTGGTTCCGGTAAAACTACTTTTATAAAGCTATATGCTGAATATCTTATAAAATGCGGATTCAGGGTTGGAATTGTTGTAAATGATTTTGGGCCTGTAAATATTGACAGGATCCTTTTAAACGAGATCGAAGGGGATAACTGCACTGTGGAAATGGTCACTACTGGCTTAAATGATGATTCTGAAGCTCACAGCAGGAGATTTAGGACGAAGCTCATATCACTTAAGATGCAGGGATTCAACAGAGTTTTAGTGGAACCTTCGGGAATATATGATATTCGTGAATTTTTCGATTGCCTGCAGGATGATCCTTTGTATGACTGGTATGAGGCCGGAAATGTCATCAGTCTTGTGGATGCTGACCTTGAGAAGGATCTGTCAGAGGAGTCAGAGCATTATCTTAGTTCACAGATATCGGCTGCAGGAACTATAGTTTTCAGTAAAGCTGATCTTGTTTCTAAAGAAAAGATTGAGGAGACAAGATCGAGACTGGTTTCTATGCTTGAAAAATTCAGCTGTAAAAGAAGCATTGGCGGAAATATAATAGACAGGCCTTTTTCTGAATATGATGATGATCTTTTGAAAATAATCTCTGAATCCGGATACGAGGATCAGGGCAGAATAAGACCGCTGCCTGATGCAAAAAAGCACTTCTCAACCTTTTTTTATACAAATTTTGAATTTAGTTCGCAAGAAGAGATCAGGAATACGATCCAGGATCTTATGTCAGATACAAAGAATGGAAGAATTCTTAGAATTAAGGGATTTATAAAAATATCTGATGATATTTATGAAGTAAATGCTTCTCATGATGAGATAAAGATAGAAAGATCACCTGCTCCATTACAGCAGATCATTATAGTAATAGGAGAACTGCTTTCATACGATCAGATAGCTGCTTACTTAGAATGA
- a CDS encoding PqqD family protein, whose product MKSKKNFLDYVPVLNDGITFTKKEDGNLHMTVENSGFYNSIAQKFFKKSRFSEIEIDEIGSFVLPLIDGKRTVYEIAGLLREHFGEAAEPLYPRITQYMKILQSYNYIKLKNN is encoded by the coding sequence ATGAAAAGTAAAAAGAATTTTCTTGATTATGTGCCGGTATTAAATGATGGAATAACTTTTACAAAAAAAGAAGATGGAAATCTTCACATGACCGTAGAAAACAGCGGATTTTACAATTCCATTGCACAGAAATTTTTTAAGAAAAGCAGATTTTCCGAAATAGAGATCGATGAGATAGGCAGCTTTGTGCTCCCGCTCATTGACGGTAAAAGAACTGTGTATGAAATTGCAGGGCTTTTAAGAGAGCATTTCGGAGAAGCGGCAGAACCGCTATATCCAAGGATTACACAGTATATGAAGATCCTGCAGAGCTATAATTATATAAAATTAAAAAATAATTAA
- the proC gene encoding pyrroline-5-carboxylate reductase has translation MKIGFIGTGNMGNAIIGGILKKGIAKPSDIIGSSPDADLRKKTEDSFGIETTADNLEVIKKADIVFFSVKPQIIPLVAEEIKDSIRDDQLFISIVAGKTMEWFENAFGRKFKLVRTMPNTPALVGEGMTAAVIGELVTEEEKNKALEILGSFGQVEVVSEHIMDAVVAVSGSSPAYVFMLIEAMADGAVAEGMPRAQAYKFASQAVLGSAKMALELGKHPGELKDMVCSPAGTTIEAVRVLENMGFRSAVIEAEKACAEVNRNL, from the coding sequence ATGAAGATCGGTTTTATAGGTACCGGAAACATGGGAAACGCAATTATAGGTGGAATTCTTAAAAAGGGAATAGCAAAGCCCTCAGATATTATAGGATCTTCACCGGATGCAGATTTAAGAAAAAAAACAGAGGATTCTTTTGGAATAGAGACTACAGCCGATAATCTCGAAGTTATAAAAAAAGCAGATATTGTATTTTTCTCTGTAAAACCGCAGATAATTCCTCTTGTTGCTGAAGAAATCAAAGACAGTATCAGAGATGATCAGCTTTTTATTTCAATTGTTGCCGGAAAGACAATGGAATGGTTTGAAAATGCTTTCGGAAGAAAGTTCAAGCTTGTTCGTACAATGCCCAATACACCGGCTCTTGTAGGAGAAGGTATGACTGCTGCTGTTATCGGTGAGCTGGTTACAGAAGAGGAAAAAAACAAGGCTTTAGAGATCCTTGGAAGTTTTGGTCAGGTAGAAGTTGTTTCTGAGCATATAATGGATGCTGTAGTGGCTGTAAGCGGAAGTTCTCCTGCCTACGTGTTTATGCTTATCGAAGCTATGGCTGACGGAGCAGTGGCTGAAGGAATGCCCAGAGCCCAGGCCTATAAATTTGCTTCGCAGGCAGTTCTTGGTTCTGCTAAAATGGCTCTTGAACTTGGAAAACACCCGGGTGAGCTTAAAGACATGGTCTGCAGCCCTGCAGGCACAACCATTGAGGCTGTCAGAGTCCTTGAAAATATGGGCTTCCGCTCTGCAGTTATAGAGGCTGAAAAAGCCTGCGCAGAGGTAAACAGAAATCTATAA
- a CDS encoding methyl-accepting chemotaxis protein — protein MSSATKDKKSLNNNIALKDSIKTKLIFVMILSAALPLLISLIISYMSSTAKATKDAKTSLNWQAWYIESEFKGILEKNMTAIRTLASTPSTIEYIKNPEDKELSASMLAELKKLDEIFNDGNGSIIAGADGMQLLRADEGTPSDVSEREYYKKALSGEPNMSDALASISKGTMISIIITPIYDEDGTVIGTLQRDFDLSYFHEFLASQADDAFLADSSGIIAAHSMFTVEADDEPKDVSGDPFFSSNEQSGFNESLNKDTGKKTFCAFVKEPLSGYTIAVSEDQDEVLSSARTSATIVVIIGIILLIIAGAISIYIANSLTSPIKLINHSLSDLADGRFSTIEGKANRKDEFGQMIIHTNSVIAVLEKIVSSIKSSASTVGSSSNELSNMANQISQTTDDASTAVQEIATGATQQADEIQRVTENVANIGMAVGEVQDSSKSLESLADRMKDASESSSASLSALKDSSSNMTNKIMDITKTISATEAAVSNINEKVDGIASIATQTNLLSLNASIEAARAGEAGRGFAVVAEEIGKLAEDSRQMANDIRVEMDVLLGQSQAAVQASEEVRQGNIDEQKALEETLVSVRGMLEDISETVTGVKRISDGAESCVNSKNTVSDSMSALSAISEENAASSEQTGASMEELSATVTTLAQAAENLNSVADKLNKDMEFFKS, from the coding sequence ATGTCATCTGCAACAAAAGATAAGAAATCACTAAATAATAATATTGCGTTAAAAGATTCAATTAAAACGAAATTAATTTTCGTAATGATATTATCTGCCGCGCTTCCGCTCCTTATTTCTTTAATTATCAGTTATATGAGTTCCACAGCCAAAGCAACTAAAGATGCAAAAACTTCACTCAACTGGCAGGCATGGTATATTGAAAGCGAATTTAAGGGAATTCTTGAAAAAAACATGACTGCTATACGCACGCTGGCATCAACTCCGTCAACTATAGAATATATAAAAAATCCGGAAGATAAAGAACTCAGCGCAAGCATGCTGGCAGAATTAAAAAAGCTGGATGAAATATTTAATGACGGAAATGGATCGATCATTGCAGGTGCTGACGGAATGCAGCTTCTTCGTGCTGATGAAGGCACTCCTTCGGATGTGAGCGAAAGGGAATACTATAAGAAAGCCCTTAGCGGAGAACCGAATATGTCAGATGCATTGGCCTCTATATCAAAGGGAACAATGATCTCTATTATCATTACGCCAATATATGATGAAGACGGAACTGTCATAGGTACCCTTCAGAGAGATTTTGATCTTTCTTACTTCCATGAATTTCTTGCCTCACAGGCTGACGATGCCTTCCTCGCAGACAGCTCCGGAATAATCGCAGCTCATTCTATGTTTACTGTAGAAGCAGATGATGAGCCAAAGGATGTCAGCGGCGATCCTTTCTTCTCAAGCAACGAGCAGAGCGGCTTTAATGAATCATTAAATAAAGATACAGGTAAGAAAACATTTTGTGCATTTGTTAAAGAACCTTTATCCGGTTATACAATAGCTGTATCGGAAGACCAAGATGAAGTTTTAAGTTCTGCAAGAACTTCAGCAACTATTGTTGTTATTATAGGCATTATCTTACTTATAATTGCCGGAGCAATCTCAATTTATATAGCTAATTCACTGACTTCACCTATTAAACTGATCAATCATTCACTTTCTGATCTTGCTGATGGACGTTTTTCAACGATCGAGGGTAAAGCAAATAGAAAAGACGAATTCGGACAAATGATAATTCATACTAATTCTGTCATAGCCGTTCTTGAAAAGATAGTTTCAAGTATTAAATCCTCAGCATCGACAGTAGGAAGTTCATCTAATGAACTGTCAAATATGGCAAACCAGATCTCACAGACTACAGATGATGCTTCGACTGCCGTTCAGGAGATCGCAACAGGTGCCACACAGCAGGCAGATGAAATCCAGCGGGTAACCGAAAATGTAGCCAATATAGGTATGGCTGTTGGTGAAGTTCAGGATTCCTCCAAATCGCTTGAATCGCTTGCTGACCGTATGAAAGATGCTTCAGAGTCATCGTCTGCTTCTCTTTCAGCTCTTAAGGATTCCAGCAGCAATATGACTAATAAGATAATGGACATCACTAAAACTATTTCTGCAACTGAAGCAGCTGTATCCAATATTAATGAGAAGGTTGACGGAATCGCATCAATCGCAACACAGACAAATCTTCTTTCACTGAATGCGTCTATCGAGGCTGCAAGAGCCGGTGAAGCCGGACGCGGATTTGCCGTTGTTGCTGAAGAAATCGGAAAACTTGCTGAAGATTCACGTCAGATGGCAAATGATATCAGAGTTGAAATGGATGTACTTTTAGGCCAGTCACAGGCAGCGGTACAGGCATCCGAAGAAGTCCGTCAGGGCAATATCGATGAGCAGAAGGCTCTTGAAGAAACACTTGTCTCTGTACGGGGAATGCTTGAAGATATCTCCGAAACTGTTACAGGTGTTAAAAGAATCTCCGATGGTGCAGAAAGCTGTGTAAACAGCAAAAATACAGTTTCTGATTCAATGTCAGCTCTTTCAGCTATCTCAGAAGAAAATGCTGCATCCTCAGAACAGACAGGTGCTTCCATGGAGGAACTTTCCGCCACGGTTACAACGCTGGCTCAGGCTGCAGAAAACTTAAATTCTGTTGCAGATAAACTTAATAAAGATATGGAATTCTTTAAATCATAA
- the fucO gene encoding lactaldehyde reductase, giving the protein MANRFVLNTVSYHGSGAINEIPALAKDRGFKHVFVTSDPDLVKFGVTAKVTDLLDKEGIKYTLYSNIKPNPTIENVQSGVKAFKECGADSIIAIGGGSSMDTSKAIGIIITNPEFEDVRSLEGVAPTKNHAVPTIAVPTTAGTAAEVTINYVITDVEKQRKFVCVDTNDIPEVAVVDPDMMSSMPKGLTAATGMDALTHAIEGYTTKGAWELSDMFHLEAIKLISKHLRDAVNNTPEGREGMALGQYIAGMGFSNVGLGIDHSMAHTLSAHYDTPHGVACAMFLPISMEFNRDFCGDRYREIARAMGVENVDSLSSEEAKDAAINAVKQLSKDVGIPEKNEKIREEDLSQLADDALADACYPGNPREATKEQVIEMFRMLM; this is encoded by the coding sequence ATGGCAAATCGTTTCGTACTTAACACTGTTTCATATCATGGCTCTGGTGCTATCAACGAAATCCCCGCACTGGCAAAGGACAGAGGATTTAAACATGTATTTGTTACATCAGATCCTGATCTTGTTAAATTTGGCGTTACAGCAAAGGTTACAGACCTTCTTGATAAAGAGGGAATCAAATATACACTTTATTCAAATATAAAGCCCAATCCGACCATCGAGAATGTTCAGTCAGGTGTTAAGGCTTTCAAGGAATGCGGAGCTGATTCTATCATTGCTATCGGTGGTGGATCATCAATGGATACTTCTAAAGCAATCGGTATAATCATCACAAACCCTGAGTTTGAGGATGTAAGATCACTCGAGGGCGTAGCTCCTACAAAGAATCATGCAGTTCCAACGATCGCAGTTCCGACAACTGCAGGTACTGCTGCAGAGGTTACTATCAACTATGTTATAACAGATGTTGAGAAGCAGCGTAAATTTGTTTGCGTTGATACAAATGATATTCCGGAAGTTGCAGTTGTTGACCCAGATATGATGTCTTCGATGCCTAAGGGACTTACAGCAGCTACAGGTATGGATGCTCTTACACATGCTATCGAGGGTTATACAACCAAGGGAGCATGGGAGCTTTCCGATATGTTCCATCTTGAAGCTATAAAGCTTATCAGCAAGCATCTCCGCGATGCTGTAAACAATACACCTGAAGGACGAGAGGGAATGGCTCTTGGCCAGTATATCGCAGGTATGGGATTCTCAAACGTTGGTCTTGGAATCGATCATTCAATGGCTCATACACTCAGTGCACATTATGATACACCTCATGGTGTTGCATGTGCTATGTTCCTTCCTATCTCAATGGAGTTCAACAGAGATTTCTGCGGTGACCGTTACAGAGAGATCGCACGTGCAATGGGCGTAGAGAATGTTGACAGTCTCAGCAGCGAGGAAGCTAAGGATGCCGCTATTAATGCCGTTAAACAGCTTTCAAAGGATGTAGGAATACCGGAGAAGAACGAGAAGATCAGAGAAGAGGATCTTTCACAGCTTGCAGATGATGCACTTGCAGATGCATGCTATCCCGGAAATCCCCGCGAAGCTACAAAAGAACAGGTTATTGAAATGTTCAGAATGCTTATGTAA